One window of Quercus robur chromosome 5, dhQueRobu3.1, whole genome shotgun sequence genomic DNA carries:
- the LOC126728146 gene encoding uncharacterized protein LOC126728146 yields the protein MDVVHLPESAIKGSNDHGGREDKRYFLGLSISDGKYTLQPHIAVSLGKFSDKLTSAKQIQQILGIGNHMSDFIPKISRYRNCLAQLLKKTPLEWNLVHIEAIQQLKRLAEKLPPLQILGPGKRIFQTDASDEY from the exons ATGGATGTTGTGCACCTCCCAGAGAGTGCCATCAAAGGCTCTAATGATCATGGTGGTAGGGAGGATAAGAGAT ATTTCTTGGGATTAAGCATTTCAGATGGAAAGTACACTTTGCAACCTCACATTGCTGTCTCCCTTGGCAAATTTTCGGATAAGCTCACAAGTGCCAAACAGATACAACAAATTCTTGGAATTGGTAATCACATGTCCGATTTCATCCCAAAGATTTCCAGATATAGGAACTGTTTAGCTCAACTCTTGAAGAAAACCCCTCTAGAGTGGAATCTTGTTCATATAGAAGCAATCCAACAATTGAAAAGATTAGCAGAAAAGCTTCCCCCACTACAAATTCTAGGACCAGGCAAACGAATTTTCCAGACAGATGCAAGTGATGAGTACTAG